From one Misgurnus anguillicaudatus chromosome 2, ASM2758022v2, whole genome shotgun sequence genomic stretch:
- the abcf2a gene encoding ATP-binding cassette sub-family F member 2a, translated as MPSDLAKKKAAKKKEAAKARQRTKKGDEVNGEEKPEVQQNGSSEVNGVDSLAKELDEFELKKTEARAVTGVLASHPNSTDVHISSLSLTFHGQELLSDTSLELNSGRRYGLIGLNGTGKSMLLSAIGHREVPIPEHIDIYHLTREMAPSEKTALQCVMEVDEERIKLEKEAERLAHEDSECEKLMELYERLEELDADKAQVRASRILHGLGFTAAMQQKKLKDFSGGWRMRVALSRALFLKPFMLLLDEPTNHLDLDACVWLEEELSQFKRILVLISHSQDFLNGVCTNIIHLHQRKLKYYTGNYDQYIKTREELEENQMKRFNWEQDQITHMKNYIARFGHGSAKLARQAQSKEKTLQKMVASGLTERVVNDKTLSFYFHPCGKIPPPVIMVQNVSFRYSDDTPFIYKKLEFGIDLDTRVALVGPNGAGKSTLLKLLTGEVLPSDGMIRKHSHVKIGRYHQHLTEQLELDLSPLEYMMKCYPDIKEKEEMRKIIGRYGLTGKQQVSPIRNLSDGQKCRVCFAWLAWQNPHMLFLDEPTNHLDIETIDALAEAINEFEGGMMLVSHDFRLIQQVAQEIWVCEKQTITKWNKGILAYKEHLKSKIDKQMHDL; from the exons ATGCCGTCGGATTTAGCCAAAAAGAAGGCAGCAAAGAAGAAGGAAGCGGCCAAAGCTCGTCAGCGCACAAAGAAAGGAGATGAAGTAAATGGAGAGGAGAAACCTGAAGTTCAGCAGAACGGGTCATCTGAAGTCAATG GGGTTGACAGTTTAGCAAAGGAGTTGGATGAGTTCGAATTAAAGAAAACTGAGGCACGGGCAGTGACGGGTGTGCTGGCATCTCATCCCAACAGCACCGATGTGCACATAAGCAGTTTGTCTCTCACCTTTCACGGACAAGAGCTGCTCAGTGACACTAGTTTGGAGCTCAACTCTGGGCGTCGCTATGGTCTTATTGGTCTCAATGGA acaggAAAGTCCATGCTGTTGTCAGCGATTGGCCACAGAGAGGTACCCATTCCAGAGCACATTGATATTTACCACCTTACCCGTGAGATGGCACCCAGTGAAAAGACAGCCCTGCAGTGTGTGATGGAGGTAGATGAGGAGAGGATTAAGCTGGAGAAAGAGGCAGAGAGACTCGCTCATGAGGACT CTGAATGTGAGAAGCTGATGGAGTTGTATGAGCGGTTGGAGGAGCTGGATGCTGATAAAGCACAGGTGAGGGCCTCGCGAATCCTCCACGGTCTGGGCTTCACAGCCGCCATGCAGCAGAAGAAACTCAAAGACTTCAGCGGTGGCTGGAGGATGCGTGTCGCGCTATCTCG TGCATTGTTTCTGAAGCCTTTCATGTTGCTGTTGGATGAGCCGACTAACCACCTGGACTTGGATGCTTGTGTGTGGCTGGAGGAAGAGCTCAGTCA GTTCAAAAGAATTCTGGTTTTAATATCCCATTCTCAGGACTTCCTCAATGGCGTTTGTACCAACATTATTCACCTGCACCAACGCAAGCTGAAATATTACACG GGTAATTATGACCAATATATAAAGACCAGAGAAGAACTGGAAGAGAATCAAATGAAACGGTTTAATTGGGAACAGGACCAGATAACGCACATGAAA AACTACATTGCACGGTTTGGTCACGGCTCTGCCAAGCTGGCCAGGCAGGCCCAGAGCAAAGAGAAAACCTTACAGAAGATGGTCGCCTCAGGCCTGACTGAGCGTGTTGTGAATGACAAA ACCctgtcattttattttcatcccTGTGGGAAGATCCCCCCTCCTGTCATTATGGTTCAAAATGTCAGCTTTAGGTATTCAGACGATACG CCATTTATTTATAAGAAACTGGAGTTTGGAATTGATCTGGATACACGGGTGGCCCTTGTGGGGCCAAATGGTGCTGGGAAGTCTACTTTGCTAAAGCTTCTTACTGGAGAG GTCCTGCCTTCTGATGGTATGATTAGAAAGCACTCCCATGTCAAAATTGGCAGGTATCATCAG CATCTGACAGAGCAATTGGAGCTTGACCTTTCACCTCTGGAGTACATGATGAAATGCTACCCTGACATAAAGGAGAAAGAGGAGATGAGGAAGATCATTGGCCGCTATGGGCTCACTGGCAAACAgcag GTGAGCCCCATTAGGAATCTTTCTGATGGGCAGAAGTGCCGTGTCTGCTTTGCCTGGCTGGCCTGGCAAAACCCACACATGCTGTTTCTTGACGAGCCCACCAATCACCTTGACATTGAAACCATCGATGCTCTGGCCGAAGCGATCAATGAATTCGAGGGTGGAATGATGCTGGTCAGCCACGACTTTAGGCTTATTCAGCAG GTTGCTCAGGAGATCTGGGTTTGTGAAAAGCAGACCATCACTAAATGGAACAAGGGCATTCTGGCCTACAAGGAAcatctgaaatctaaaattgaCAAACAGATGCATGATTTATAG
- the faim2a gene encoding protein lifeguard 2a, with product MSLPAAPPSYAEATAGDKELRAGNLNYASQPPPMPPTAMPMHPSWAYVHPGPSPGYSNAYAADMSSPFSDPSSSSSFDGLNVNNWEDKNIRRMFIRKVFCILMVQLMVTFSVVSLFTFCEPVRKFVQYNRVFYLTSYMTFMGTYLMLVCSSNARRRFPTNMILLGIFTLAMSYMAGMLASYHNTKVVMMCIGITALVCLAITLFCFQSRVDFTSRHGLLFSLMMVLMITGLLLFFTAPFGYIPWMHTAYAGFGALVFTLFLAFDMQLLIGNRRYSLNPEEHVFGAICLYMDVVYIFLFFLQLFGSRE from the exons ATGAGTCTGCCGGCAGCACCACCCAGCTATGCTGAAGCTACAGCAGGAGATAAAGAACTAAGAGCTGGAAACTTGAATTATGCCAGTCAGCCACCCCCAATGCCCCCTACAGCCATGCCCATGCATCCCAGCTGGGCATATGTGCATCCCGGTCCCA GTCCTGGATATTCGAATGCTTACGCTGCAGACATGTCCTCACCCTTCTCTGATCCGAGCTCCAGCAGTAGCTTTGATGGTCTTAATGTGAACAATTGGGAAGACAAGAATATCCGGCGCATGTTCATCAGAAAG GTCTTCTGTATCCTCATGGTTCAGCTCATGGTTACGTTTAGTGTGGTGTCACTCTTCACATTTTG CGAGCCTGTCCGAAAGTTTGTTCAATACAATAGGGTGTTTTATCTTACCTCATA CATGACTTTTATGGGAACCTACCTGATGCTTGTATGCAGCTCAAATGCACG ACGAAGATTTCCTACCAACATGATTCTTCTTGGAAttttt ACTTTGGCAATGTCGTATATGGCAGGCATGCTTGCCAG CTACCATAATACCAAAGTGGTGATGATGTGTATAGGTATCACAGCTCTGGTGTGTCTGGCCATCACGCTCTTCTGTTTCCAGTCCAGG GTTGACTTCACCAGCCGTCACGGATTACTTTTCTCCCTCATGATGGTGTTGATGATAACTGGTCTTCTGCTATTCTTCACTGCACCGTTTGGATAT ATACCATGGATGCACACTGCTTATGCTGGATTTGGCGCATTGGTTTTCACCCTG TTTTTGGCGTTCGATATGCAGCTGTTGATTGGCAACAGACGGTACTCTCTGAACCCAGAGGAGCACGTGTTCGGAGCGATCTGCCTCTACATGGATGTCGTCTACATATTCCTCTTTTTCCTTCAGCTCTTTGGAAGTCGTGAGTGA
- the ttc19 gene encoding tetratricopeptide repeat protein 19, mitochondrial isoform X1: MALRSYCRQLASQIARMKHCVTDCTINISATSLSRARIKPLHQPVGSFVQSSSCRRRSRHLSVAARINEKKAGFSEWTLAAWGAMAFSIFGSSDERTEEQKLEDELILLLKKAKYSMMTGELDAANVFLHKAVRLAHQTHNNDAIIYTYSLMANLAFIQGQLDNAEKLFKAAMSFMLSGGTPQDDNAVIEMSLKLASIYATQNKNELAEHGFQFCTESLEAKIEKHKDLPPESLSDEERKDTRLLLGLSLDARARYLASHRRFTVACRDYRHALQICQEEQGESHPQSLVLMSDLATVLDLQGKHDEALVYVRRAVDLGQAAGHPDQHVLLGNMAGILMHKGEFEESGKLYQEALSLAHAAGDTEAIEQLQEGLRELANRKSGQKEKETEETKK, translated from the exons ATGGCGCTGCGCTCATACTGTCGACAGCTCGCTTCACAGATAGCTCGTATGAAGCATTGTGTAACTGACTGTACGATAAATATATCGGCGACTAGTTTATCACGTGCAAGAATCAAACCGTTGCATCAACCGGTTGGCTCATTTGTGCAGTCGAGCAGCTGTCGCAGAAGGTCACGGCATCTCTCTGTTGCTGCACGCATCAATGAGAAGAAAGCTGGGTTTAGCGAGTGGACTCTTGCAGCATGGGGTGCCATGG CTTTTTCCATTTTTGGAAGCTCTGATGAGCGGACTGAGGAACAGAAGCTTGAGGATGAACTAATTCTGCTCTTAAAGAAAGCCAAG TACAGTATGATGACTGGGGAACTGGACGCAGCAAATGTTTTCTTACACAAAGCTGTCCGACTGGCACATCAGACGCACAATAATGATGCCATCATATACACATACAGCCTG ATGGCCAATCTTGCTTTCATTCAAGGTCAGCTTGATAAT GCTGAGAAGCTTTTCAAAGCAGCCATGAGTTTCATGCTGTCAGGTGGCACACCACAG GATGACAATGCAGTCATTGAAATGTCGCTGAAGCTGGCCAGCATATATGCAACTCAAAACAA GAACGAGTTGGCGGAGCATGGCTTCCAGTTCTGCACAGAGTCTTTAGAGGCCAAGATTGAGAAACACAAAGACCTTCCACCAGAAAGCCTGTCAG ATGAGGAGCGTAAAGACACCAGGTTGCTTTTAGGTCTCAGTCTAGATGCGAGAGCGCGTTATTTGGCGTCTCATCGCCGTTTCACGGTGGCCTGCAGGGATTACCGACATGCCCTGCAGATTTGCCAGGAGGAGCAGGGAGAGTCCCACCCACAG TCTTTGGTTCTGATGAGTGACCTGGCAACCGTTTTGGACCTGCAGGGAAAGCACGATGAGGCGCTGGTTTATGTTAGGAGGGCCGTTGATCTTGGACAAGCTGCGGGTCACCCTGACCAGCATGTATTGTTAGGAAATATGGCAGGAATACTAATGCACAAAG GGGAGTTTGAAGAGTCTGGTAAACTGTACCAGGAGGCTCTGTCCTTGGCGCATGCAGCTGGAGACACGGAGGCGATTGAACAGCTTCAGGAGGGTCTGAGGGAGCTGGCCAACAGGAAAAGTGGCCAAAAAGAGAAAGAGACTGAGGAGACTAAAAAATGA
- the ttc19 gene encoding tetratricopeptide repeat protein 19, mitochondrial isoform X2 → MMTGELDAANVFLHKAVRLAHQTHNNDAIIYTYSLMANLAFIQGQLDNAEKLFKAAMSFMLSGGTPQDDNAVIEMSLKLASIYATQNKNELAEHGFQFCTESLEAKIEKHKDLPPESLSDEERKDTRLLLGLSLDARARYLASHRRFTVACRDYRHALQICQEEQGESHPQSLVLMSDLATVLDLQGKHDEALVYVRRAVDLGQAAGHPDQHVLLGNMAGILMHKGEFEESGKLYQEALSLAHAAGDTEAIEQLQEGLRELANRKSGQKEKETEETKK, encoded by the exons ATGATGACTGGGGAACTGGACGCAGCAAATGTTTTCTTACACAAAGCTGTCCGACTGGCACATCAGACGCACAATAATGATGCCATCATATACACATACAGCCTG ATGGCCAATCTTGCTTTCATTCAAGGTCAGCTTGATAAT GCTGAGAAGCTTTTCAAAGCAGCCATGAGTTTCATGCTGTCAGGTGGCACACCACAG GATGACAATGCAGTCATTGAAATGTCGCTGAAGCTGGCCAGCATATATGCAACTCAAAACAA GAACGAGTTGGCGGAGCATGGCTTCCAGTTCTGCACAGAGTCTTTAGAGGCCAAGATTGAGAAACACAAAGACCTTCCACCAGAAAGCCTGTCAG ATGAGGAGCGTAAAGACACCAGGTTGCTTTTAGGTCTCAGTCTAGATGCGAGAGCGCGTTATTTGGCGTCTCATCGCCGTTTCACGGTGGCCTGCAGGGATTACCGACATGCCCTGCAGATTTGCCAGGAGGAGCAGGGAGAGTCCCACCCACAG TCTTTGGTTCTGATGAGTGACCTGGCAACCGTTTTGGACCTGCAGGGAAAGCACGATGAGGCGCTGGTTTATGTTAGGAGGGCCGTTGATCTTGGACAAGCTGCGGGTCACCCTGACCAGCATGTATTGTTAGGAAATATGGCAGGAATACTAATGCACAAAG GGGAGTTTGAAGAGTCTGGTAAACTGTACCAGGAGGCTCTGTCCTTGGCGCATGCAGCTGGAGACACGGAGGCGATTGAACAGCTTCAGGAGGGTCTGAGGGAGCTGGCCAACAGGAAAAGTGGCCAAAAAGAGAAAGAGACTGAGGAGACTAAAAAATGA